In Asticcacaulis sp. MM231, the genomic window GACTGGGTCGGGTCGATGAAACCAAGAAGAAGCAACAAGGCCCCGCCCGTCACCGCACCGACGCTCAGGACTATCCTTGTTTTTTCAATCGACAATAGAGCCGTCCTTCCACGTTGAGATCGACCGAGCTGGTCTGATTGCGCAGATGCATACTGTCCAGAAATACTGTGGGCTGGTACTGCGCCAGGATATTCAACGCGCCCACGGCCTGCTCGTAGCCACCACTGGCTTTTAGAGTGAGCGTGTAAGCCCGCAACGGATGGATGCCATCTGTGGGCCCATCATCTGAAACATCCAGGGCCTCTATCTTGACCCCACTGTTAAGCAAAGAAGCGCTTAGGCGGTTTCTGAAAGCATCGCCCAGATCCTCAGTACAGACACTACCCAAGGGATAGGTCTGAAGATCGCCTTGTGTCTTCTCAGCGGCCTTTATAACAAGCGCCTGCCGCTCCAGAGCCGCCATGCGAGCCTTGGCATCGCTTGGTTTAGAGAGACACCACATACCGACCATCAGGATCACCATCACAGCCCCGGCGGCATAGGCGCCTATAGGGATGTCAGCGATACTAAATCCGGCAGGCTTGCGCCTTTGAAACCTTGGTTCGATCATGGCTGGCCATCCTGACCCGGGGCAACCCAAAGCCAAACGTCCTTCCGGACGGGCTTCGTCGATCTTTGCAGGGGGACGGTTGCGTCCTTCACCGGTGAATCCTTGCCTCTTGCCTCGACCGCCCAATAGCCTTTATTCCAATAGAAGGCTTCGATACGCGATGCCGGATCGCGTTTGAGGCTAAGCGTCTTAAGTTCGGACAAGGCCTGGCTCATCGATCTATGCCTCAGATCGAGCTCTTCCAAAGCGGCAGCGTCCAATCGCGCTTTCTGTATGCCAGTTGCCTCGCGCACCGCGCGCGTCATCTTGGCCTCCAGCGTGCTTAATCGATCTTCTTCCGCCGCGCGACGTTGTAAGGTGAGTGTTCCCATGGCGAGCAGGCTAATCGCCATCACTAAACCAGAGCCCAGTATCCACATCTGAGACTTGTTCTGATCTGACCTTTGCTGCGGCGACGGCATGTCGATGGCAATGCGTTGTCCCTGGATGTCCAGCTCGAATTTCAGGCCGTCGCGCATCTCAACGGCTCGCAGATAGATAGCAACAAATTTGCCTGTTTCACCAAACGCCCAGGGCTTCAGTCTACGCACGACGATGGTGATATCATCGCCCGATACCGGAGAGGTGTGCTCTGCCTCGAGCCGGGCGACGCGGGTTTGGTCCCACGGCCAAGCCGGCGGCGCGTTGACCACGCGCGTGAAGGGTTTGAAGCGCACGCGCTCCTGAATGTTCAGATCGTTCATGGCATCGCCACCTTGGAAGTGTCCGGTTCAGTCTGAGGGCTGACCTCACGGCAGTTACGCGAAATCATATCAAACTGGCAATCGCCTGCATGTTCAACCGGTAATTTAATAACGGCTAGGGTTTTCCCCTGCTGATCCCGTAGCGCCACGGCTTCAAGACGCGCTGACGGCGTTGAAGAGGATGGCTGGCCGTAAGGCCAGACGGCATGGGCGCTACCGCCACTCAGGTAAACAAATGTGCCTGTTGGTGCGCTGAGGGTACAAAGCGGGGTTGGCGCCGTTGGATCGCAGGGAAAAGCCATCTGCCTTGCATCCCCCTTAAGCTTGTCGTCGGTTATGGGTTGAAGGGGCAAAAGCCGCTTGGCGGCCTGCGCCTGAAATGAAATCAAATCCTTGTCTCTCTTCGCTTGCGTGACAACGCGCGAATTGAATTTGGCGACTATCCTGCTGGCCTGTAATGCCCCTGCCAGTGCCAGGCTGATCACAAGTAAGGCGATGAGTGCTTCGGTCAGCGTAAATCCTGAATCCTTCCGGGTCATGAAACGGGCACTTGGGAACACCAGCGCGTCCCCACCAGGTGATAGGCCCGTTGACGTTTTGGCGCTCTGACATCGACAGAAATCTCGCACATCGGCACGTCATTGACCCTTTTGGACTGGACCGTAACCTTATAGGCAAGGCCGCCCGACACGCCTTTGTAATCACCGGCGATGCGGGGTGTTGCTTCCATGAGGCCGATCATCAGGTGCTGCGCGTCCCCCATGTCTCTTGCCGTTTGAGTCTGAGAGCGAGCAATTTTGATGGTCGTGAGACACAGCGCTATCATGAGGGCAATGATGGCAGTTCCCGTCAAGGCGTCTACCAGCAAGAACCCGGCCTCGCCATCGCTAACCTTCTTACATTGCACGCTGCCCCCACCATGAAAGACCTCGCGATCATCCCTAAAAAAGTAACATATTCCTTCACAGCGAGCAACCGTGCGTAGTATGCTGCTCTCATGACATGGGGCAAAAAGACCAACAAAAGACTTCTGGCGGTGACGGTATCTATTGCCCTCCACGCCCTCCTCCTCGTTGGCCTCATTCCTTCAAGCGGTTCAACTTTAGCCAATGTGTCGACAACGGGGGAAGGTGAGTCAGAAGCCGAAGGCATCCGCCTCGATCTTGTGGGCATTGAAGACGATGGCGCGGCGCCTGCGCGCGCTTTCCAGGCGCCCGCTGCGCAGTCATCCCCTATGGATACTTTCATGCAGATGACCGACACGACCGCGCCTTCGTCGGAAACTCCCTCCAACATATCCAATCCCGCGAAATCCATCAGCGAAGCATTGGGTGAGAATCCCTTTGAAGCTCAGCCCGGCGCTGCGGCACGAACGGCAGCGGAAAACCACGTAAACGCGAACAACACGTCGGTTAAAACGCCCAATGATTTATGGAAAGCGATTGCGCCGTGCTGGAACAGAATTGCCGACAAGAACACATTGCCAGTCGTCCTTGAGGTCAGTTTTTCGCCGATGGGCAATTTGGCCAAGCCTCCGACCATACGCAGAAACACGTCGATGCCGATCACCGATCAGATGTTGAGATCGGAAAGCCAAGCCATTTCGGCTCTATCACAATGCGGACCCTACCTCATGGTATTTGGCCAGGAGAACGTCAGTGTGGGTTTCCCAAAGAAAAGCTGATGGCTTAACAGATGATAAACTCGACGAGCACAAAATGGGAATTTTCTTCTGTGACGGGCGGTGTCGATGAATATTGGGCCTTTCTGTTAACAGACTTTTCAAGCGCTTGCGGAACATTCAAATTGTCTTATTTCAGGTATCTTATCGTCTAGCAGGGTGTTGAAGAAGTCGGCCATGGGATGGCTTTGAAAGTGGTCTCGTCGCCATTTAGGTAGCTAATTTCACCGATTAGGGAACCATCGGTCTGCAACTCGGCCCAGCCTGTTCCTTCGACGTGGTCGCCTTCGTCACCGCCGCTCCAATCGAAGTCAATTCCGCTGGGTGTGTATCCTATGTCAAGGCTAGCGTTCATGGCTCCATATGCCATTTCAGCATTCCCCTTGTCGTCGATCTCAATAAAAGCGGGTCCTGACAGGTCGAGATAGTCCCTGTCCCACAGGGCTGTCTCGACGATCCGCCACTTTCCCAGAAGCCTCATGTCGATGCCTGCAACAGTTTGGGTAATCGCACGAGATTGTAGGCCGCCATGGCGAAGGTAAAGCCCCACCCGACGCGATCTGTGCCTTTGAACCGCGTCTTTCGGGAGTTGCCAACGGTCTTCAGCCAACCGAAGCCTTCCTCGATGCGCTTACGTATCTTCTGGCTCATGGCGTAACCGGCATGACGGGTCGTGCGCCGATCAATGTTCGAGCGTCGGCCAGTATCATTCTGCGCGACGTGAGGGCGAACGTTCATCGACTTCAGTTCATTGACGAAGTCCTCGGCGTCGTAGCCCTTGTCGGCCCCAAGGCTGATAGCTTTGGGCCGGTCCGCACGCGGTTCGATCATCGATAACGCGGCAATGCGCTCGGCATGACCGTTTGCTGTGGTCATACGGGTGTCGACAATCAGGCCCGAGCGGTTCTCCATCAAGGTATGACCCATAAAGCAAAGCTTGGCCTCCATGCCCGGCCCTTTGCGGTAAAGCTTCGCCTCAGGGTCAGTCGTACTCTCATGGGTGTCGTTGGAGCGTTTTTGGCCTTTAAAATCGACATCAGCATTGCGACCACCCGAGCTTGGTGCCGGTGGGTCTTTGTCATCCTGCGCCCTTGCCTTAAAGCTTTTCATTGAAGCCCAGGCTTCGATCAAAGTGCCATCGACGCTGAAGTGGTCCGTTGAGAGCAAACGTTTTACGCGCGGCTGTGCCAACACGGCGGCCAAAAACTTGGCCGCAATCTCGCCTTCTAAAAGACGGTCACGGTTTTTAGAGAACGTCGAATGGTCCCATGCCGCACCGTCGATACCCAAGCCAACGAACCAGCGAAACAGCAGGTCAAACTCAAGACGTTCCATAAGCTGACGCTCCGAACGGATCGAGTAAAAGGCTTGCAAAAGCATGGCCCGCAGCAGCATCTCAGGGGCGATCGAGGGACGCCCCATGCCAGAGTAGAGCTTGGAAAAATCAACTGTCAGCGTCTCAAGAGCCGCATCTGACAGTTCGCGGATCGTCCGCAGCGGATGATCGCGGCGGACACGAGCCTCTATGTCGACATAGGAAAATAGAGAACCACTCCGACTGTCTGAACCACGCATAGCACGTCCTCGAACCTAACCATGGACCAAGTGAATCATGCCGAAAGTTCCGCCGCAAGTGACTTCTTCAACACCCTGCTAGGCCAAGGCCGACGAAGAGCCCGAATTATGGTCGATTATTTACAAGAAACTCAGTCTGCGCATCGCCTCTATGGCAACTGCAAGTGCAGATTAAGAATGTTCGATTGGCTCGGTGAAAATGCCGTATACTAACTTGGCTTAACACTCAGATGCTTCCTGCCCGCACAAGGCCCAAGCTCCAACATTTGTTCCACGAAAACCATTTGCAATTATCAAATTTTAGTTGAACGGCTTCTTGCCACATGTCCCACATTTATCAGCAACCGTTAATGGAATGAATGAAATTCCGACTTTGGATTTTGACGCAAATTTTGGCTGTACGACGTTTGCCCCGCAGTGTCGACATTTCGCCAGAATTACTGGCAGATCGATTGTTGCGATTACCAAAGCATAGAGAAATGGCAGTATCGGTAAACCGAGTTTGTCTCCTAGTAGCCCTACAACAAATATCCCCGGAACGGATATATAAGTTAAAATTAAAGCAAATTTGATATAAATTCTCATTTTAACATCCAGCATTATATATTGCGGGTGCATTGAAACCCACCTGTCCACCAATATTTGCATTAGCTGTGAAATCTGGTCCTCCGCGAGCAGCCGCCGCACCCCAGTCCCCTTTATTAGAGCCTAGCAATGAATATGAGCCGCTGCCACCAACCAGTAATTGACCGGAAGCTGTCGCCACAACATTTGCTGTTACGGGGGGTTGCGCCCCATTGCTTCCTTTTCCAAAGCCTACATTTGGTCCTTTACTAACACTTCCATAAACCCCGCCGCCGATGCCCACTCCCACTCCCACGCCCAACGTTATACCGATCTGCCCATTTCTTGGATTGAAGGTTAGTCCAACCGAACCGCTACCACCAAGGCCTGCATAGGCATCAAAACCGGCCCCAACCCCAAGCTGTGGAGCATTGCAGAGTACGTCCTTGAACGTAATAGTGCCGATAAAGCGCCCTATTGAACTTATTATCAGATCCGGTTGATAAGCCCAGGGGTCCGAGTAACTAGATGCGCTCGTCCAATTTGATTGCCAGTATCCCCATGGGTTCCCTCTAGCATTAGAGGTTTTTCCTGCGTAAGTTTCGATATCGTTTTGGTAGCCCAAGTACCTTGAACCTTCAGCACAAAGCGAAACCGGGCAGCTGTCGCCACCGCCACCTAACACAGGATGATACACACCATCTGCTCCACCAAAATAATTTCCATGACCAGTAAAATCACACGAAATGGCTCCGTCAGAAATCACGCGAAATGCACAGGCCCGAAGGATCAGTGCTATTCAATGGATCGTTTCCGACATACGCATACCAGTTCATTCCGTCGGAGTAGCCTAATGGATCCGTCTGCATGAAGCGACCAAGGCTTGGTGCGTACATGCGGGCCTTATAGTAGTAGAGGCTTACATCCGCGAGCCACACTTGCCCCGTGTAAAGAAAGCGGCTGTCAATTGTACCGTTGACTTTTGTTGGAAGGCCGTACGCATCGTAGATGTACTGCGCGAGTGTCGCGCCGGTGTCACCATTAATGGAAACGATTGACCCCCGCTCGTCACTGGCAAAGAAGCGCTTATCGAAACTGGCGCCGTTTTTCTCATACCATATCAACGGTTCGTCGTTGCCTGTGCCATGGACATAGCGGCGGACGATAACTCCCGAACTGTCGTACTCCGCAATTAAATTCACGCCATCATATAGGTACTGTCGCATCGCGCTTGAACCGGAACTTGCCATCCGCAATCTGCTCTCAGCGTCATATTTAAGCGTCGCGCCTGAGGTCGTCGAAATCAGCAGGTTAGAAGCGCTGTAGCTATAGGTCACCGCGCCGTCTGAACTCAAATTGCCGCGAGCATCATAACCGAGCGTGCTGGTACCCGCCGCAGTCATATGGTTGAGTCCATTAACGCCGTAGGTCGTAGTTCCGGCTACCGGCGCCGGGGGGTCAAAAATTGCCATGGAGTTGGAACGACTATTGATTTGGTCGGAGATAGTGTAGCCGAGCGTGATCGTGTTGCCTGGCAATGCTATCGTTTGCATACGTCGACTGGTGTCATAGCCATAAGACGCCAGTGTCAGTGCAGAGCCGTCGGCTTTTCGCGCCGTTGTTGAAGTCCGGCGGCCATAGTCATCGTAAGCGAAGTTGAGCGCCGACGTATTACCATCAACGCAGTTCGATCCGTTCTCGCAAATTCGAACCAATTCATTGGCATCACTATACCTATAAGTAACGTAGAATCCGTCGGGATAGGTCATTTGGCTGCGGCGGCCGATGGCGTCATACTGATAAGTTAAGGTCTGGTTCGTTGTTGTACTGGCATCTGCCGCCGTTAAGATATTCGTGGTCGCGGTCAACAACCAGCCCAAGGCATTATAGGTGTAGGCTTGCCGGGCCTGCGCTGCGTTGCTGAGTTGGCTCCACGTACTATTGCTCTTATGTTCGATGACCTGATCGAAGTTGTCATAGACGTAACTCTCGGCGACAGGCCCACTTTTCGATGTCAGGCGAAGCGCACTGTCGTAGCTGAACATAATCGTCTGATTGTCTCGCAAGGTGACCGTATTAGCAACGCTTCCCACCGAGCCTGTGCCAGTAACAGGCGCTGTGCGATAAGTCGTTTGCTCGCAATCGGTCGTCGAACTCTGGTGCAGAGTACTGGCTAGGGGATAACAGGTTTTAATCAAGCGATTGAACGTATCGTAAGTATAACTTGTTCTATTACCTTTGGCGTCTTCTACCCAGAGGAGATTTCCCGTTGAGGTGGCCCCACTGGTATCAAAAGACTTCAGCGAATCTGTACGCGCAAGTGTCGTGCCATATCCTGACGCCGTGCTCAGTAAAAGTCCTGTGACGTTATCATAATTATACTTTGTAATTTGATCTTTTGTCTCGCTGCCAGAGGCCGTTCCAAGAGAGCAGGCGCTCATATTGGATAGGTTGGCAAAATCCGCAATTTTAAAACGCTTTGCATCGCAATCCACCCTGAACATGGTGTCGTATGAGCGCTGACTTACAACTTTCGGCGTCCCGGTCGAAGCGCCGATAAAGTGACGAGAGATCGCTGGAAGCCCTGCCGCGTTGAATTCGATCGTGTCACTAGCCTGAATAGTCATCGAACCGAGGTCGGCGTAGGCCTGAGAATTTCGCGCCGCCGCTGTACCTCCGGAATAGGTCGAAGTTGGAACTGTACCTACATCCGTCCTCCAGGCCCGCCCCGCCCCATCGTACCAAGTGTGGCTTGCATGACGCTGGCGCGATCCAGATGAACCGTCCGGATCAGGACCAACAGTGCCCTCCACACGCCCCAAGGCGTCATAAAAGGTGTAGATTTCATCAACGGCACCGGGCATCGGCCCGTCGCTAACCACCACAGCACCATTGTCGTTGTAGGCTACAGTGGTTGTCTGAGCTAGGCTGCTATCGCCTCTGCTGACCGTCGTAGAAACCGGCAGGATGTTGCCGCCCGCAGCGTAGGCAGTCGTCGTCTTACGCTCGTCAATACCCCCTACGCAACCGGCCAAGCTCTGAGCCATACAACTTGACGTACCTATCTGGCGCCAAATTTGAGGCTGGTTCGACACCGTGGCATTGGGATATTTGGCCGTCGGCGTCTTCAGTTCGTAAGTAAAACGGGTCTCGGCTTGCACGCCATTGACGCTCGGTCTCCGGACCTTTGCGACTTCACCACTGCCGGAATGGTATTCGTAGTCCGTGCGGATGCCATTGGTGTCAGTGACGCTCAATGGTTTGTTGCAATATCTATAGTTTCCGTTTGTGACCGTCGGCGCGTCGCAGCTCGTCGCATAGATCGCCGTTGTAACAATGAGATTTGTGGCGGTTTCGTACACGCCCCCTGTAATTCCGTTCTTTGGAACAACAAAGGTCTTTTCGATGTTGCCGCGAACACCATACTTGTACGCTGTGAAGCCACCTGTTGATTCGCTGCCGTCAGGATTTATAACCTTAAAAACCCTGTCATAGCCATCGTATCTATATTCGGACTTCCGATTGGCTTCGTCTATTTGATAAATTATCTTCTTTTTACTATATTCAAAACCACTTTTTCTAACCGATCCGTTCGGAGCCTGCACCGTTGCCACGAATACTGTAGGCGTGACGGTATCATATCCATAGGAATAGGCCCAAGTAGAGGTACCAATCTGAATTGACTTAACACGTCCGGTGTAGGCGGTGTCGGTCGTAGGGTATAGCGTAACTGTTTTTGTTGGCCCGCCAGGAACGCTGATAGTGACCGTATCTCCGTTGATTGTGTAGCTGCCGATCGTCGTCCCATTCTGCGCCAGTGTCCGAGTTCCGCTGACAATATTAAGACTGGCGGCGGGAGCCCCAGAATTGGGCGTGCATGACGACGCGACGCACTGGCTGAGTGTTGTGTTCACGGCTGTTACACCTGTTACTACGTAACTGCTATTTACCGTGTATTTGAGGGCCCAGCCGAGTGAGTCATTTACAGTATTGATGGCACGAGGCGAACCATTTGAATCGTTGTAGTAGGCGATATCTGTCACCTCGCCGGCGGGCGAGGTGATTTTAGTCATAACCCCCTTCTGTCCCATTGCGGATCCGACGTAGACAACCTCCGTCGTATCGGCGAGCTTAAGGGTACAAGTGGCCTGGTAGTCATTTACCTGCTGCCCTGTGAAGCTTCCGCAATCGAATTTGGCGGGTGTCGGCACGCCAATCTCTTCGTAAGGTCCCGCACTAAACGACGCGGGATAGGATGGGTTCATATAATACCCGCTGCCCAGAAGGAAACGCATGACCTTGCCTCGAAAACTTACAAAGAGCCAGTAAGTCCCTGCCGGATACGCAGACCCCATAACAGCAGTGCCTTCGAAACCAACCACATAGCTCCCAGTGAAGTTATCAGTTGATACGACGGAACGATTGGACGCCTTTAGGAAAGCTTGCCCCGTGCGACTGATGCCGGCGGTCGCGACACTAAGGTCCGGAAGTGACAGATTGCCGGTCGCCAAATTGACACCGTTCTGATCGATTGCGCTGAGAAGCGGTGGCTGTTCGATCGATTGGGCTGTTGCAGCAGGACCGAATGCTAGTCCTGCCAAAACACCTGCCGCCAAGATGGCGCCCGTTACCGTTTGACGCATAGCTGCAAGCGTTATCATCCCCATTCCCCCATGGACCGCGTTATTTGGGCCAAATCGAACACAATTGCGGCTATCTGGCAAGGTCGCCAATATGGAGCATTTGTGATATTTGCTCGCATACAGGGCAAATAATTGATATTTTACAACTTATTTTTGTAAAATAATTTGCTTGCACGCTTTCGAATTGCCCCCGAATATCTGCAAGTTGGGGTGGAAAATTCGAGGGGCAATCATGCAACACAAGGCAACGGCGTTGACGCTACGACTCACAGGTCTGGGGTCCAGCCTTAGGGCGCTTTCTGCGGGCGTTTGCATGCTCGCCCTGCTTGCCACACCTGGTTTGGCTGGCACCCTGTCCTATTCTTACGACGACTTAGGCCGAGTGAAACGCGTCACGTATCCGAATGGCACCGTTGTCGATTATTCCTATGACTCCGCTGACAATCGCACGCAGGTGGTGCGTACGCCGCCGGCACCGAGCGCTGGCAACGTCTCGCTGACCACGGCTTACAATACAGCAGGCACAGTCGCCTTGGCGCCCGCCGGGTCGTGGACCTCACTTTCGGTCGTGACGACGCCCGCCAACGGCACGGCCTCGATATCCGGGTCTAATGCCACCTTCACGCCGAACGCGGGCTATATCGGTTCGACCAGCTTTACCTACAAGGCGAGTGGTGCCGGCGGAGATAGCGCTCCTGCGACCGTTAGTGTGACAGTTACTGCACCGGCAATTCCCACTGCGGGCAATGTGTCAATGACGACCGCGTACAATGCGGCAGGTTCGGTCACATTAGCGCCTGGTGGTGTCTGGACATCCTTATCGGTTGTTTCGCAGTCACCAAACGGCACGGCGGCGATTTCTGGAACGACGGCCACTTTCACACCAAACGCAGGGTTCATTGGCACCACAAGCTTTACCTATAAGGCGACGGGGCCTGGCGGCCAAAGCTCTTCGGCAACCGTCAACGTCACGGTCAACGCGCCTGCCGCGCCGACGGCGGCCAATGTCTCGTCGTCAACCAACTACAACACAGCGGCGTCGATCGCGCTTGCGCCAGGCGGTATGTACAACTCGCTTGCGATCGCCTCACAACCTGCCAATGGGACGGTTTCCGTTTCCGGAACGACGGCCACTTTTACGCCGAATACGGGCTTCATCGGGAACACCAGTTTCACTTACACGGCGTCCGGGCCCGGTGGCACCAGCGCACCTGGCACAGTTACCGTCAGCGTCGCGGCGCCGGCAGCCCCAACAGTAGGCAATGTCAGCCTCAGTACAGGATATAACACGTCCGGTACCGTGGCTCTGTCGCCTTCGGGCACTTACAGTTCACTGGCTATCGCATCACAGCCAGCCAACGGCTCAGCCTCCGTATCGGGCACTACGGCGACCTTCACGCCCAATGCAGGCTTTTATGGCAACACCAGCTTCACCTACACGGCCACAGGCGCGGGGGGAACAAGTTCGCCCGCAACCGTCAGTGTTAATGTTGCCACGCCACCAGCCCCTGCCGTAAGCAACGTAACTTTGAACACGGCTTACAATACCGCGGGCAGTGTCGCACTTGCACCCTCTGGGGTTTATAACTCCCTGTCCGTTGCGTCTCAGCCTGCTAATGGATCCGCTTCGATCTCCGGAACTGCGGCTACCTTCACGCCGAATACAGGCTTCTATGGAAACACCAGCTTCACCTATACGGCGACTGGCCCTGGCGGGACAAGCTCTCCAGCCACGGTGAGCGTGAACGTTGCGATACCCGCAGCGCCCACCGCAGGAAACGTGTCGTTGACGACGTCGTATAATACGGCAGGGTCTGTTGCTCTGGCACCTTCGGGCGTCTACACATCACTCGCCGTAGCCTCTCAGCCTGCCAACGGTACCGCTTCGATTTCGGGAACGACGGCAACCTTTACACCCAATTCAGGCTTCAGCGGAAACACGAGCTTCACCTATACCGTTAGCGGACCAGGCGGCACAAGCGCTCCCGCGACAGTTAGCGTCAATGTGCCGGCCTATGTTAACCAGCCACCAATATGCAACAACTGGCAACAAAGCTCTAGTTACCCGGCTCCGCCATATGGCCCGAACTCGATTACCCTTAATATTCCTGCTGCTGCATATCTTTACCAATGTCATGATCCTGACGGCGGAACTCTCTCGTTAGTTACTCCGACTATGCCCTACCCAATCACCGTGGTTCGTGGTCAGACGCGCTATGTTTCGTTTACCGTTTCTGACGGTCAAGGGGGCAGCAGCACAGCCACCCTTACAGTCATATTCCAGCCGTAGCTTGCTCATGAATACATTGAACTCTAAGGCGATCTAAACGCAAGCGGTGTCGTCCGCGGCATATTCGAGCGGTGAGGTGGACCAACAATCGTTGGGCAAGGAAATTGCCGTCGCGAATGGCGCTGCGTTTTTGATTGTTCAATCAACCTTACGCTGGCGAATCTAGCCGCGCCATTACCTGCCTCCTGGCGCCCGCACGCGCCCAAATTCCTAAATTTTCTAACCTGACAACTTCAAGGGCCCATTTCAGGAAAACACAATGCAATTCACCTCACCTATCTGTCGCCTTGCCTCAGCAAAGACGGCGGTTGCCGCTGCGCTGGTTGCGACGACTCTCTTCGCGGGGCAGCCCGCGCATGCCCAGCAGTATGCGAAGTTGAACATGCTGTGGGAGGTTCGTGTCAACGGAACCGATTATATGACCTCGACGAGCGCCACCGAACGCGATCTCTATACGTCTCGTGGCGCCGTAGTTATACCTGCCAGCGACAAACCTGGCCGGCACCGCAGCGTTCAACCGGTTGTATAATGGCACATTTGACCATATGGACTCGGTCCACACCGCAGAAGGTCCCTACTTCTTTGACACCACACTGGGTTACTCTTGGACCAGTCCGACGGCTGCCGCCGGCCTGACGGAAATCTCGCGTGCCTATAAGGCCAGAGGTAACCAAACGTGCATTTTTGTAGCATAAGCGGACAAATCAAGAACGGGTTCCGGTGCGCTATGCCAATAAGTGTGGAGTTGTTCTGCGGTTGTTGAGCAGCCTCAAGACGTAGGCAGCCCCCGCCAGCAGCGCAAGTGGTACGAACGGCCACGCCCAAGCAAATATCGACCAGGTCTTCTCTCCACTAGCCAATCCGAATACGGTAAGTGTGGTGGCAATTACCGCTACACCTGAGCATGCTACGGCAAACAGCTTTGGCCGCCAATTGATGAGGAACACTGCGGCGGAGATATTGAATAGGCCCATACCAAGGTTAAATAGCATAATGAATGGCGCGGCCCTGAAGTGATCAGCCGCAGCTTCCACCTGGCCATTCGCAAGTAGTAGGTTATGGTAGTAATCTGGCCGACCCAATAAAAAGGCTATTGCGTTTATGCCACCTATAAGGAAGAAAACTCCATATAGGGCCGTAACAGATCCGACACTCCATCGCCCGAGCGAAGTGATGAGTTTCATTGAATTGATCCTTTGATGAACGGCTGTCCATAAGCAGCCAATGGCGAAATCTATAGATTCGGAGTTTGATTTGATGAGGAGGAACTCCTGCCTCATTGCCTCCCCCCAATTGGATCGGTTGCCAGGCAGTATATGTGCCGCCAGAGCTATTAAAATGGAGGCCAATTTCATGCGCTGGCCGCCCTTGAAGGATTGCGAATGACGACCAATTCTGATCGTTGTAATAACGCGAGGGCCAATCCAGCGCTGGTTAGGCGGTAGGCATGGCGCGGCGGGCGCCCAGGCTGTGCAGCGGGGCGCCATTCCGCCTCAAGCAGCCCTTGATCGTGAAGCCTAATTAGTAGCGGATAAAGGGTGCCCGACTTAAGCTCCGTCTCTTTCAACAAGTCATATCCATAGCGCCAAGCCTGGGGCTGGCTTATAAGTACTGAAAGGACCGCACGGGTCTGATGTGAAATATTAGGCGCTCGTGTCATTCCGTCACTCTACATATGTAGATAATGAAGTCAAGCTCCCTGCTGCATTAGCGCAAAACATGTGTTTTCCGTCACCTTACCAGCCTCAGCGAAACTCGAGCCGTTTGTGCACTGATTTTGAGCGACAAACCCTGTCGGAATGGATAACTATACGGAAACTCAATTCTAGGTGATTTCCGTATATGCTTATTG contains:
- a CDS encoding Ig-like domain-containing protein, whose translation is MHAFELPPNICKLGWKIRGAIMQHKATALTLRLTGLGSSLRALSAGVCMLALLATPGLAGTLSYSYDDLGRVKRVTYPNGTVVDYSYDSADNRTQVVRTPPAPSAGNVSLTTAYNTAGTVALAPAGSWTSLSVVTTPANGTASISGSNATFTPNAGYIGSTSFTYKASGAGGDSAPATVSVTVTAPAIPTAGNVSMTTAYNAAGSVTLAPGGVWTSLSVVSQSPNGTAAISGTTATFTPNAGFIGTTSFTYKATGPGGQSSSATVNVTVNAPAAPTAANVSSSTNYNTAASIALAPGGMYNSLAIASQPANGTVSVSGTTATFTPNTGFIGNTSFTYTASGPGGTSAPGTVTVSVAAPAAPTVGNVSLSTGYNTSGTVALSPSGTYSSLAIASQPANGSASVSGTTATFTPNAGFYGNTSFTYTATGAGGTSSPATVSVNVATPPAPAVSNVTLNTAYNTAGSVALAPSGVYNSLSVASQPANGSASISGTAATFTPNTGFYGNTSFTYTATGPGGTSSPATVSVNVAIPAAPTAGNVSLTTSYNTAGSVALAPSGVYTSLAVASQPANGTASISGTTATFTPNSGFSGNTSFTYTVSGPGGTSAPATVSVNVPAYVNQPPICNNWQQSSSYPAPPYGPNSITLNIPAAAYLYQCHDPDGGTLSLVTPTMPYPITVVRGQTRYVSFTVSDGQGGSSTATLTVIFQP
- a CDS encoding PadR family transcriptional regulator, translating into MTRAPNISHQTRAVLSVLISQPQAWRYGYDLLKETELKSGTLYPLLIRLHDQGLLEAEWRPAAQPGRPPRHAYRLTSAGLALALLQRSELVVIRNPSRAASA